One Peptococcaceae bacterium genomic window carries:
- a CDS encoding 6-phosphofructokinase: MTLKGNCLIAQSGGPTAVINNSISGLIKEAMRYSQIKTIYGALFGIKGVLDEQLIDLGLESRQTIEGLRYTPGAALGSCRYKIKEEDYDTLLNIFKKHNIRYFFYVGGNDSMDTASKINRLALETGYEMRVIGVPKTVDNDLPHTDHSPGYGSAAKYIATVVKETGLDLQGIIASSDIAILEVMGRNAGWLTAAAALAKHHDEDAPHLIYLPEVAFNKERFISDVIKVYNKLGYCYVVASEGLKTEDGSYLAAEKTTDAFGHVKLGNGLANTLKDMITSEIKVKVRCNILGSSQRSAMHHAARVDASEAYMVGREAVKLAVRGLSGVMVTLERNDYPQYISKTGFVDLDLVANVEKTMPLSMINEDRNYVTYEFIRYAQPLIEGEVSVPMKKGVPDYVKLEGYKKLHALSRKKHVS, from the coding sequence GTGACCCTAAAAGGCAACTGCCTGATAGCCCAGTCCGGCGGGCCGACTGCAGTCATCAACAACAGCATCAGCGGTCTGATCAAAGAAGCAATGCGCTATTCGCAGATCAAAACAATTTACGGCGCCCTGTTCGGCATAAAAGGCGTCCTGGACGAGCAGCTGATTGACCTCGGCCTGGAAAGCCGCCAGACGATAGAAGGCCTGCGTTACACTCCCGGCGCCGCTCTCGGCTCCTGCCGCTATAAAATAAAAGAAGAGGATTACGATACCCTGCTCAACATTTTTAAAAAACATAATATTCGTTATTTTTTCTATGTCGGCGGCAATGACTCCATGGACACCGCCAGCAAGATAAACAGGCTTGCCCTGGAAACGGGCTATGAAATGAGGGTGATCGGTGTCCCCAAAACAGTGGACAACGATCTTCCCCATACCGACCACAGCCCCGGGTACGGGAGCGCCGCAAAATACATCGCCACGGTCGTAAAGGAGACAGGCCTTGACCTCCAGGGTATAATCGCCTCAAGCGACATCGCCATACTCGAGGTCATGGGAAGAAACGCCGGCTGGCTCACGGCGGCAGCCGCTCTGGCCAAACACCACGATGAGGACGCCCCGCACCTGATTTATCTTCCCGAAGTGGCTTTTAATAAGGAAAGGTTCATTTCCGACGTGATCAAGGTCTACAACAAATTGGGCTACTGCTACGTTGTCGCCTCCGAAGGACTCAAGACCGAGGACGGCAGCTACCTCGCGGCGGAAAAAACAACCGACGCCTTTGGTCATGTCAAGCTCGGCAACGGCCTGGCCAACACCCTGAAGGACATGATTACCAGCGAAATCAAGGTGAAGGTAAGGTGCAACATCCTGGGTTCCTCACAGCGCAGCGCCATGCACCATGCGGCCAGGGTCGACGCTTCCGAAGCATACATGGTCGGGCGGGAGGCGGTCAAGCTGGCTGTGCGTGGGCTGTCAGGCGTTATGGTTACCCTGGAAAGAAACGATTACCCCCAGTATATCAGCAAAACCGGCTTCGTTGATCTGGACCTGGTGGCCAACGTCGAAAAGACGATGCCGCTAAGCATGATTAACGAAGACCGGAATTACGTGACTTACGAATTCATCCGCTATGCCCAGCCCTTGATCGAAGGCGAGGTTTCCGTGCCGATGAAGAAAGGCGTGCCCGACTACGTCAAGCTGGAAGGCTACAAAAAGCTTCATGCTCTCTCGCGTAAAAAACACGTGAGCTGA
- a CDS encoding transcriptional repressor, whose protein sequence is MMKTKQADPGNTLKMKGLKSTPARRLMLTVFLKEKNRLYKPLEIFDQIRKTEPGVSFSTVYRNLESLVSHGIIEKITLEGAARYKLLAENTHRHHMICLLCHKTEPLPYCPVKQMEEMLKNSQCGFWPVEHRVEVYGYCKECRKFKALENPG, encoded by the coding sequence ATGATGAAAACAAAACAGGCCGATCCCGGGAATACCCTAAAAATGAAAGGTTTAAAAAGCACTCCCGCCCGCAGGTTGATGCTGACAGTCTTTTTAAAAGAAAAAAACAGACTCTACAAGCCTCTGGAAATTTTTGACCAGATCAGAAAAACTGAACCGGGCGTAAGTTTTTCTACCGTTTACCGGAACCTGGAATCCCTGGTTTCACACGGGATAATCGAAAAAATCACCCTGGAAGGGGCCGCCCGCTACAAACTGCTTGCCGAAAACACCCACCGCCACCACATGATCTGCCTCCTCTGCCATAAAACCGAACCCCTTCCTTACTGCCCGGTCAAGCAAATGGAAGAGATGTTGAAAAACAGCCAGTGCGGCTTTTGGCCGGTAGAACACCGGGTCGAGGTATACGGCTACTGCAAAGAATGCCGCAAATTTAAGGCGCTTGAAAACCCCGGCTAA
- a CDS encoding metal ABC transporter permease, producing the protein MEILHYEFMRRAVLAGLMVGALCPTIGLFLVLRRLSLVGDTLAHVSLAGVLLGILWGISPLPTALLLSVLLSLFLEKLRGFFHYYGELSLAVIMAAGLGASAILLGITRASDAGITSLLFGSIITLTRQDLFLIMSLAALSCGVVAYYYRELFFVTFDEEGAGLAGINTRFFNHLLVVLAAVIVALGLRLVGALLVASLMVIPAATSLLLHKGFLATLLWAVFFGILAVAAGLVASYYLDLAPGGTIVMSSVLNFLILLLFSKV; encoded by the coding sequence TTGGAAATTTTGCATTATGAGTTTATGCGCAGAGCCGTCCTGGCGGGTTTGATGGTCGGCGCCCTTTGCCCCACTATCGGGCTTTTCCTTGTCCTGCGCCGCCTTTCCCTGGTTGGAGATACGCTGGCCCATGTTTCCCTGGCCGGTGTACTCCTGGGAATCCTCTGGGGGATAAGCCCCCTGCCCACTGCTCTTCTCCTTTCCGTTCTCCTTTCCCTTTTCCTGGAGAAATTGCGCGGCTTTTTCCACTATTACGGCGAACTGTCCCTGGCAGTCATCATGGCCGCCGGCCTGGGCGCTTCCGCAATCTTGCTGGGGATCACCAGGGCTTCCGACGCCGGTATTACCAGCCTCCTCTTTGGCAGCATCATCACCCTGACCCGGCAGGACCTGTTTCTGATCATGTCCCTGGCCGCATTATCCTGCGGTGTGGTTGCCTATTATTACCGCGAGCTGTTTTTTGTCACCTTCGATGAAGAAGGGGCCGGCCTGGCAGGAATCAACACCCGCTTTTTCAATCACCTGCTCGTTGTCCTGGCCGCCGTTATAGTCGCCCTTGGCCTGCGGCTCGTCGGCGCCCTTCTCGTCGCCTCCCTTATGGTTATTCCCGCGGCGACCAGCCTGCTGCTGCACAAAGGTTTTTTGGCCACGCTCCTTTGGGCTGTCTTTTTTGGAATCCTGGCCGTCGCCGCAGGCCTTGTCGCTTCCTATTACCTCGACCTGGCTCCCGGCGGGACAATAGTAATGTCATCAGTTTTGAATTTTCTCATCCTCCTTTTGTTTTCCAAAGTTTGA
- a CDS encoding metal ABC transporter ATP-binding protein gives MNEDAVLIRDITFSYPKGAPVLANLSLTVRRGEFLVLTGPNGSGKTTLLKIMLGLLNPQAGLVRVNTPPGRGKNRIGYVPQISSTYNQGFPATVEEVIAAHLPFVFPGRREAINKVLEKVGLREKRKCLLGSLSGGQLQRVNIARALVVGPDMLLLDEPYTGLDAQAQADFTSLLFALHEESLTVVMVTHDPAPFLGRASRVIRIEKGRAIETAVKPESGGILGNFAL, from the coding sequence ATGAATGAAGATGCCGTTTTGATCAGGGACATTACTTTTTCATACCCGAAAGGAGCGCCGGTCCTGGCAAACCTGAGCCTGACCGTCCGCCGCGGCGAATTCCTTGTCTTGACGGGGCCAAACGGTTCGGGCAAAACCACCCTCCTCAAAATTATGCTGGGTTTGCTGAATCCCCAGGCCGGACTTGTCCGGGTAAACACGCCGCCCGGGCGGGGAAAAAATAGAATTGGTTATGTCCCGCAAATCTCTTCTACATATAACCAGGGTTTCCCGGCTACCGTAGAAGAGGTTATCGCCGCGCATCTTCCTTTTGTTTTTCCGGGGCGCAGGGAGGCAATCAATAAAGTCCTGGAAAAAGTCGGCCTGCGGGAAAAAAGAAAGTGCCTCCTCGGCTCCCTGTCCGGGGGACAGCTGCAGCGGGTCAACATTGCGCGCGCCCTGGTCGTAGGCCCTGATATGCTTTTACTCGACGAACCGTATACAGGTCTTGATGCCCAGGCACAGGCGGATTTCACCAGCCTGCTGTTCGCTTTGCACGAAGAAAGCCTGACCGTGGTCATGGTCACCCACGACCCGGCCCCTTTTTTAGGGCGTGCCTCGCGCGTCATCCGCATAGAAAAAGGCCGGGCGATCGAAACGGCAGTAAAACCCGAAAGCGGTGGTATACTTGGAAATTTTGCATTATGA
- a CDS encoding zinc ABC transporter substrate-binding protein, which yields MKRARVFYLCLTLAVVLAAGCRQDLVPGEAQPAGQQLKVYTSIYPLYDFTKRIGGPGINVINITPPGAEPHSFQPSARLVAELARSRIFIYNGAGMEPYLEKLKQAVQGNAPLMVNASQGLDLLENDPHTWLSPINAENQGKTILEALILVDPANKKAYEANYEVFRKELQTLEQEYREALSKCKKNQIIVSHAAFAYLARDFGLVQIPVMGLSAEAEPTPGKLRELIELAKTNGISCIFFESLASPKVSETIAREINARTLVLHPLGSLTEKEIRSGEDYFSIMRKNLENLKTALEYAP from the coding sequence ATGAAAAGAGCCCGCGTTTTTTACTTATGCCTTACCCTGGCTGTTGTCCTGGCCGCAGGCTGCAGACAGGATCTAGTCCCCGGCGAAGCCCAGCCAGCCGGGCAGCAGTTGAAAGTTTACACGAGCATTTACCCGCTTTATGATTTTACCAAAAGGATTGGCGGGCCGGGAATAAACGTAATAAACATAACCCCTCCCGGCGCGGAGCCCCATTCGTTTCAGCCATCCGCCAGGCTCGTGGCGGAGCTTGCCCGTTCCAGGATTTTCATATACAACGGGGCCGGCATGGAACCTTACCTGGAGAAGCTGAAACAGGCCGTACAGGGAAACGCCCCTTTAATGGTCAACGCCAGCCAAGGCCTTGATTTACTAGAAAACGACCCCCATACCTGGCTTTCACCCATCAACGCTGAGAACCAAGGAAAAACGATCCTTGAAGCACTTATCCTGGTTGACCCCGCTAACAAAAAGGCGTATGAAGCAAATTACGAGGTTTTCAGAAAGGAACTGCAAACACTGGAGCAGGAATACCGGGAAGCCCTGTCAAAATGCAAAAAAAACCAAATCATAGTCTCTCATGCCGCCTTCGCCTACCTGGCCAGGGACTTCGGTCTGGTCCAAATACCGGTTATGGGCCTGAGCGCCGAGGCGGAGCCCACTCCCGGCAAGCTCCGCGAGCTTATCGAACTGGCTAAAACAAACGGCATATCCTGCATTTTTTTTGAATCTCTCGCCAGCCCTAAAGTCTCCGAAACAATTGCCCGGGAAATAAACGCGCGCACCCTTGTCCTCCACCCCCTGGGGAGTTTAACGGAAAAAGAGATCCGGTCAGGGGAAGACTATTTCAGCATAATGAGAAAAAATTTGGAAAACCTAAAAACAGCCCTGGAGTACGCGCCATGA
- a CDS encoding peptidoglycan DD-metalloendopeptidase family protein has product MKRMEKLVSLIIIAFFALGLSSVGMASETDLKKRQEEIEQQIQQVQQDLQQKKIEESKALQELRKLNNTLSSIEKKLRTTEKNLSTTEKNLRELESELQKSENNLAAKTQALSNRLNTIYEQGNVHILEVLLSSTSFTDFLTRWDLVSRLAEQDMALIDDVKAEIGKYREKRQQVLVKKESLFKLLNDQNEQRQELKMASSRQSEIYRDIASERKEIEAALDDLEQESARIALELSKLDSNAAYMGTGVFAWPTPGYKQITSPFGWRRHPILKSNRFHTGVDIGAPYGAAIVAADHGRVIEVGWRGAYGRVVMINHGGGIVTMYAHTSASLVDAGDFVKKGQAIARVGTTGWSTGPHLHFEVRKNGEPQNPTGYIK; this is encoded by the coding sequence ATGAAAAGAATGGAAAAACTGGTTTCTCTGATTATTATCGCTTTTTTTGCCCTTGGACTGTCTTCTGTGGGGATGGCGTCAGAAACCGACCTCAAAAAACGGCAGGAAGAGATCGAGCAGCAGATCCAGCAAGTCCAGCAGGACTTGCAGCAGAAAAAAATTGAAGAGAGCAAGGCCCTCCAGGAACTGCGCAAACTGAACAATACGCTCTCCAGCATTGAAAAAAAACTTAGAACCACCGAAAAGAATCTCAGTACAACCGAAAAGAATCTCCGGGAACTGGAAAGCGAGCTCCAGAAGTCCGAAAACAACCTGGCCGCAAAAACGCAGGCGCTGAGCAACCGGCTTAATACCATTTACGAACAGGGCAACGTCCACATCCTCGAAGTCCTGCTCAGTTCCACCAGTTTCACCGATTTCTTGACCCGCTGGGACCTGGTTAGCCGCCTAGCCGAACAGGATATGGCCCTGATTGACGACGTCAAAGCGGAAATCGGCAAGTACCGGGAAAAACGCCAGCAGGTCCTGGTAAAAAAAGAATCCCTGTTCAAACTGCTTAATGACCAGAACGAACAACGGCAGGAATTGAAAATGGCCAGTTCCCGCCAAAGCGAAATATACAGGGACATAGCCTCGGAAAGAAAAGAAATTGAGGCGGCCCTGGACGACCTTGAACAGGAATCGGCCAGGATCGCGCTGGAGCTGAGCAAGCTTGACTCCAACGCCGCATACATGGGGACCGGGGTTTTTGCCTGGCCGACGCCCGGCTACAAGCAGATAACCTCGCCCTTTGGCTGGCGGCGCCATCCAATCCTGAAATCCAACCGTTTTCATACGGGGGTTGACATCGGGGCGCCTTACGGCGCCGCCATCGTGGCCGCGGACCACGGGCGCGTGATCGAGGTCGGCTGGCGCGGGGCGTACGGCCGGGTGGTTATGATTAACCACGGCGGCGGCATTGTGACCATGTACGCCCACACCTCAGCTTCGCTCGTCGATGCGGGCGACTTTGTAAAAAAAGGCCAGGCCATTGCCAGGGTCGGGACGACTGGCTGGAGCACCGGCCCGCACCTTCATTTCGAAGTGAGGAAAAACGGAGAACCACAAAATCCCACGGGTTATATAAAATGA